TGATGCCGATTGAGAATCTGATCCGGTAATCGGGCTCGTAGGGGCGAGGCCTGCCTCGCCCGCTGCCTCTCGCAACACCAAAGCTCGTCGAAGCGGGCCGGGCATGTCGCCGCGTGATGGCCTTCGGCCATCCGGGCGAGGCCTGCCTCGCCCCTACGGGAACTTCGATCGCGAATACCGAAGCAGATCGTCAATCAGCATAAACCCGGGGCTACGACAGCGCAAAGTCCGCCTGCGCGGACTCCCACGCAGCGTTCCGCGCGAATCCCGATCTCCCCCTCATTCCGACGGTCCCGCCGGGCGAGGCAGGCCTCGCCCCTACGGGGCGCGTTCCCGCACCGAGCCGCAGAGTACCCTCTCCCGAAGTTGGGAGAGGGTGGCGACGCGGTAGCGGCGCCGGGTGAGGGCCCCCGCCGCCGCGACGATCCCGCCGAAGCACACCAGACCTCCCGCACTTCGCACTTCGCACTTCGGACTTCGCACTTCGCCACCCCACCCGGGCCCACCTCTTGCACCCGCGCGCAACCCGTCGCGAGACCATCAAACCGTCAGACGCGAGGTTCGGAACGTGGCGGAGATCGCGCATCGGCTGCAGGCCACGCTGGGCGGCGGCGGCGAGGTGAACGTGGGGAGGAGCGAGCGCATCGCCTCGGTGCTGGGCGGGGCCGCGCTGGCGGGGTTCGGCGCCCGGCGGCGCGGCCTGGGCGGCGCGCTGCTGGGGCTCGCGGGGGCGGCGCTCGTGCACCGCGGCCTCACCGGGCACTCGTTCCTCTACGGCGCGCTCGGGATGGACACCGCGGGCGAGGGGCTGCGCGGCCGGCTCGCGGAAGACGAGGAGGCGGCCGTGAGCGTGACGGCCTCCGTCACCGTCAACCGCCCGGCCGACGAGCTCTACGCCTTCTGGCGAGACTTCCGCAACGCCCCCCGCTACATGGACCGCATCTCCCGCGTGGAGGTCCTGGGCGAGGCGCGCTCGCGCTGGACCGCCACGGGGCCGATGGGGCGCTCGTGGGAGTGGGAGAGCGAGGTCACCGAAGACCGCCCGGGCGAGCTGATCGCCTGGGAGTCGCTCCCCGGCTCGGATCTGCCCAACCGCGGCTGGGTGCAGTTCCTCCCCGCCGGCGACGGGCGGACCGAGGTGCGCCACTTCGTGGAGTTCGATCCCCCCGCCGGCGTGGTGGGCCAGGCGGTCGCCCGCGTCTTCCACCAGGCGCCGGCCGAGATGGTGCGCGGCGACCTGCGGCGCTTCCGCGCGCTGATGGAGGCGGGCGAGATCGCCACCACCAGCGGCCAGCCCTCGGCGCGCGAGGAGTGGGAGGACGATGCCGGGCGGTGACCGGCACCTGCGCGTCGTCCGCCGCGGCCCCCCGCCCGGGCCCCTGGGCGAAGCGCCGCGCCGCGACTTCTCGCGCGCCGAGACGGTGGCCCTCCTCCAGGGCGGCTACTACGCGGCCACCGGCGTCTGGCCCTACCTCTCGCTCGAGTCGTTCGAGGCCGTCACCGGTCCCAAGGCCGAGGGGTGGCTGGTGAAGACCGTGGGCGGGCTGGTGGGGGTGATCGGCGGGGTGCTGGCGGCGGCCGGGGCGCGGCGGCGGGTGACGCCCGAGATCGCCTGGCTGGGCGCGGGGAGCGCGGCGGTGCTGGCCGGGATCGACGTGTGGTACGTGGCCCGGCGGCGCATCCCCCCCGTGTACCTGCTGGACGCCGCGGCCGAGGCGCTGCTCTCCGCCGGGTGGGCCAGCGCCGCGCGGGAACTGGAGGAAGACGGCGAGCCGGACGAGGCGGACGACGGGTGGCCGGCCGGGCCGCGGGGGCGCTCCGCGCGGGGGAGGAGGAGGGGAGGATGAAGGCGGTCTGCTGGCACGGGGTCGACGACGTGCGCGTCGACGACGTCCCCGACCCCGAGATCCTGAACCCGCGCGACGCCGTCGTCCGCGTCACCACCACCTGCATCTGCGGCTCGGACCTGCACCTGGTGGACGGCTACGTCCCCTCCATGCGCGACGGCGACATCCTCGGCCACGAGTTCATGGGCGAGGTGATGGAGGTGGGCTCGGAGGTGAAGAACGTCTCCGTCGGCGACCGGGTGGTGGTCCCCTTCAACATCGCCTGCGGGCGCTGCTGGTTCTGCGAGCAGGACCTCTGGTCGCTCTGCGACAACTCCAACCCGAACGCGGCGGCGCTGGAGAAGATGTACGGCTACGCGGGCGCCGGGCTCTTCGGCTACTCGCACCTGTACGGCGGCTACGCGGGCGGCCAGGCCGAGTACGCGCGCGTCCCCTTCGCCGACGTGGGGCCGCTCGTCATTCCCGAGCACCTGCCCGACGAGAAGGTGATCTTCCTCACCGACATCTTCCCCACCGGCTACATGGCGGCCGAGAACTGCGGGATCCGCGAGGGCGACACGATCGCGGTGTGGGGGTGCGGGCCGGTGGGGCAGTTCGCCATCCGCAGCGCCTTCCTGCTGGGCGCGGGGCGGGTGATCGCCATCGACCGCGAGGAGGCGCGGCTGAGGATGGCGCAGGCGGGCGGCGCCGAGGTGCTGAACTACGAGGAGGTGGGCGGGCTGCTCGACGTGACCGACGCCGTGCGCGACCTCACCGGCGGGCGCGGCCCCGACGCGTGCATCGACGCGGTGGGGATGGAGGCGCACGGGAAGGGGCTGGAGTGGTGGTACGACCGGGCCAGGCAGGCGCTGCGCCTGGAGACCGACCGCCCGATCGCGCTGCGCCAGGCGATCCAGGCGTGCCGCAAGGGCGGGACGGTGTCGATCCCGGGCGTCTACGGCGGCCTGCTCGACAAGGTGAACTTCGGCGCCGCGTTCGCGAAGGGGCTCACCTTCCGCATGGGCCAGACGCACGTGCACCGTTACCTGCGCCGGCTGCTGGAGCACGTGGAGCAGGGCGACATCGACCCCTCCCTCGTGATCACCCACTCGATGGGCCTGGACGACGCGCCGCACGGCTACAAGATCTTCAAGGAGAAGCAGGACGAGTGCGTGAAGGTGGTGCTGACGCCGTGAGGGAAGTGCCCAGTGCCCAGTGCCCAGGTGTCGCGGGCGGCTGAAGCCGCGGCAACAAAGGCAGCAAGCCTCGCAAACCCCGCGAGGCTTCAACGGCAAGACAACAGCGCGGCGGACCGAGCCTGGTTCGCCGCGCTTCGTACCGTTCTGTTGGGGCGAGGCCCTGCCTCGCCCGTGCCCGGCTCCACACCGATCCTCGCCGAAACGCGCGGGACCTCGCCCCCGCAGCCTCGCGCGGTTTGCGAGGCTTCCTGCTGTTGTTGCCGCGGCTTGAGCCGCCCGGACCAGACCAAAACCCTGGCGCGGCGCGTTAGATTGGAGTCCCGCGCCGAAGCCCGGCGGCGGACAACGCACTAACGCACTAACGCACTAACGCACTAACGCACTAACGCACTAACGCACTAACGCACTAACGCACTAACGCACTAACGCACTGAACGATGGCCGAATACACGTTCGTCGCCGACAAGACCGGCGAGCTGCGCATGGACGCGGCCGCCAAGGAGGAGCGCTACGGCGAGGTCGCGGCGCAGGTGGAGGCGTGCCTGGCCGGAGAGCCGGACCTGCTGGCGGCCATGGCGACGGTGGCGTGCCTCCTCCACAACGCCTTCCCGTACTACTTCTGGACCGGGTTCTACCGCCGCGTGGGACCCACGCGCCTGCTGGTGGGGCCGTACCAGGGGACGATGGGGTGCCTGGACATCGACTTCTCGCGCGGCGTCTGCGGCGCGGCGGCCACCCGGCGCGAGACGGTGGTGGTCGACGACGTCGCCGCCTTCCCCGGCCACATCGCCTGCGACGCGGCGTCGGCGTCGGAGATCGTCGTCCCCGTCTTCGACGCGGCCGGCGAGCTCGTGGCCGTGCTGGACGTGGACAGCACCCTCCCGGCGGCGTTCGACGAGGTGGACCGGCGCTGGCTGGAGCGGATCGTGGCGCTGCTCGCGAACAAGGAGCCGCGGCCGGTGGTCGGCGCGGGCTAGACGGTCAGCACCGTGAGGAGCAGGGTGGCCGCGACCCCGAAGATCACCACGAAGAAGTAGACGGAGAGGAGCGCCAGGTACTTCAGGCCGGTCAGGAGGTAGCCCTGGCCGTAGTTCTTCTTCATCGCCAGGAACAGGTAGACCAAGACCCAGGCGAAGAAGAGGCCGCCCAGCACCCTGCTCCTGAGGAGGAGCGCCGCCGCGAAGAGCAGGAAGGCGAAGGCGTGCACGTGCAGCGAGAAGACGAAGTGCTCCACGTACATCCGCCGCCTGCGCGCGTACAGCAGCCAGAGCATCGCCGCGAAGACGGGGAGCAGCGCGAACACCACCTTGGGCGCCGTCCGCAGCATGCCGGACGACAGCAGCCGGATCGACTCGCGCGGGGTGAGCGAGTTGATCCGGTCCGCCTGCTGCTGGAGGCGCCTCGCCAGCGGCTTCCACAGCCGGTTGGCCTTCACGGTGTCGAAGCTGAAGTTCACGTTCTCGTACCTGGGCGGCGCCGACGGGTCGGTCTGCAGGACGCGCAGCGAGTCCGCCGGCACCCTCGTCTCCATCTCCCGGATCATCGCGTCCGGGTCGGTCACGAACGAGAGGCCGATGAAGAAGAGGAGGCTGGCGATCAGGTAGAGGCGGAAGGGCGGGATGTAGCGCGCGATGCGCCCGGTCACGTACTCGCGGGTGAGATGCCCTGGGCGGAGGAAGAGCGCGCGGAGGGTGC
This is a stretch of genomic DNA from Longimicrobium sp.. It encodes these proteins:
- a CDS encoding GAF domain-containing protein; this encodes MAEYTFVADKTGELRMDAAAKEERYGEVAAQVEACLAGEPDLLAAMATVACLLHNAFPYYFWTGFYRRVGPTRLLVGPYQGTMGCLDIDFSRGVCGAAATRRETVVVDDVAAFPGHIACDAASASEIVVPVFDAAGELVAVLDVDSTLPAAFDEVDRRWLERIVALLANKEPRPVVGAG
- a CDS encoding DUF3667 domain-containing protein, which codes for MTEQAPPRSWSLPRWRRPAPSPGACANCGTPVSDHYCPHCGQRNAPRVVSLRRLLAEAVEDQFSLNAALPRTLRALFLRPGHLTREYVTGRIARYIPPFRLYLIASLLFFIGLSFVTDPDAMIREMETRVPADSLRVLQTDPSAPPRYENVNFSFDTVKANRLWKPLARRLQQQADRINSLTPRESIRLLSSGMLRTAPKVVFALLPVFAAMLWLLYARRRRMYVEHFVFSLHVHAFAFLLFAAALLLRSRVLGGLFFAWVLVYLFLAMKKNYGQGYLLTGLKYLALLSVYFFVVIFGVAATLLLTVLTV
- a CDS encoding zinc-dependent alcohol dehydrogenase gives rise to the protein MKAVCWHGVDDVRVDDVPDPEILNPRDAVVRVTTTCICGSDLHLVDGYVPSMRDGDILGHEFMGEVMEVGSEVKNVSVGDRVVVPFNIACGRCWFCEQDLWSLCDNSNPNAAALEKMYGYAGAGLFGYSHLYGGYAGGQAEYARVPFADVGPLVIPEHLPDEKVIFLTDIFPTGYMAAENCGIREGDTIAVWGCGPVGQFAIRSAFLLGAGRVIAIDREEARLRMAQAGGAEVLNYEEVGGLLDVTDAVRDLTGGRGPDACIDAVGMEAHGKGLEWWYDRARQALRLETDRPIALRQAIQACRKGGTVSIPGVYGGLLDKVNFGAAFAKGLTFRMGQTHVHRYLRRLLEHVEQGDIDPSLVITHSMGLDDAPHGYKIFKEKQDECVKVVLTP
- a CDS encoding SRPBCC family protein, with amino-acid sequence MAEIAHRLQATLGGGGEVNVGRSERIASVLGGAALAGFGARRRGLGGALLGLAGAALVHRGLTGHSFLYGALGMDTAGEGLRGRLAEDEEAAVSVTASVTVNRPADELYAFWRDFRNAPRYMDRISRVEVLGEARSRWTATGPMGRSWEWESEVTEDRPGELIAWESLPGSDLPNRGWVQFLPAGDGRTEVRHFVEFDPPAGVVGQAVARVFHQAPAEMVRGDLRRFRALMEAGEIATTSGQPSAREEWEDDAGR